In one window of Meiothermus sp. CFH 77666 DNA:
- the rbsK gene encoding ribokinase → MSIVVVGSINMDLVVRVKRHPVPGETLLGSDYETHHGGKGANQAVAAARMLGRPQTPGKGGLAAAQSAGVRMIGRVGQDEFGNQLRNALKREGINVNATIPIAAPTGVAFIAVNDQGQNTIIVSPGANHRLRPENLSPAEFEGAQVVVLQLEIPLDTVRKAAELGKQAGAKVILNAAPAQKLPDKLLESVDILVVNESEALGLTGVLPDSPEMALEVARVLSEKTPTVVITLGEQGAVWVGPEGSGHQPVLKVEVLDTTGAGDAFIGALATAICEGKALPQAVQRGCVAGALAATRVGAQSSLPWREDVNARLES, encoded by the coding sequence TGGGCTCAGACTACGAGACCCACCACGGCGGTAAAGGCGCCAATCAGGCCGTGGCCGCAGCACGCATGCTGGGCCGCCCTCAGACACCAGGCAAGGGAGGCCTGGCAGCAGCCCAAAGTGCAGGGGTGCGGATGATTGGGCGGGTGGGACAGGATGAGTTTGGCAACCAGCTCCGCAATGCGCTCAAGCGTGAGGGCATCAACGTGAACGCCACCATTCCCATTGCGGCCCCCACCGGTGTGGCCTTTATTGCGGTGAACGACCAGGGGCAAAACACCATCATCGTCTCGCCGGGGGCCAACCACCGCCTGCGGCCCGAGAATCTCTCTCCGGCGGAGTTCGAGGGCGCCCAGGTGGTGGTGCTACAGCTCGAGATTCCCCTCGATACCGTGCGAAAAGCTGCCGAGCTGGGCAAACAAGCCGGAGCAAAGGTCATCCTGAACGCTGCACCCGCACAAAAACTGCCCGATAAACTGCTCGAGTCTGTAGATATCCTGGTGGTCAACGAAAGCGAAGCCCTGGGCTTGACCGGGGTCTTGCCCGACTCGCCCGAAATGGCCCTCGAGGTTGCCAGGGTACTATCGGAGAAAACCCCGACCGTGGTGATTACCCTGGGCGAGCAAGGAGCCGTATGGGTTGGGCCGGAGGGTTCGGGCCATCAGCCGGTTCTTAAGGTTGAAGTGTTAGACACCACCGGCGCCGGGGATGCCTTTATCGGTGCGCTGGCCACCGCCATCTGCGAAGGGAAGGCCCTGCCCCAGGCTGTCCAGCGCGGCTGCGTGGCCGGGGCACTGGCAGCCACCAGGGTCGGTGCCCAGTCCTCGCTGCCCTGGCGTGAAGATGTGAACGCGAGGCTCGAGTCCTGA